A DNA window from Brassica napus cultivar Da-Ae chromosome C1, Da-Ae, whole genome shotgun sequence contains the following coding sequences:
- the LOC106393170 gene encoding zinc finger MYM-type protein 1-like, with translation MSASRIYLSGAKKRAKKRRVEELVKSQSGSLLKYFKKPALLGTDEDHEVDGTSEDSSETGEVDGSEPDDEVDGVRTGYGNHDQEENRDRAEIDDEDVNSNAADEHFKEDDSAFDLMDPGNWRKIDQKLRDYLVEKGPLPPPSEDYIFPKNESGRHFSHRNYKRIMKNGDMQHRRWLVYSTTFDKIYCFCCKLFTRYKETTQLAGIGFLDWNNTGIRLSQHETSHDHIMCMSQWMELEMRLQKNQTIDKCVQEEIEKEKNHWRELLLRLFSVVEYLAKSNIAFRGSNDKIGQENNENFLGNIEMIGKFDPVMREHIRRITKGETRYHYLSYKIQNELIGMLSSEIKLIIIKKIKEAKFFSVILDCTPDISHKEQMSLIIRCVDISVSPVQIEEFFLTFLEVEDKSGKGLFELLCDTLVGLKLDINDVRGQGYDNGSNMKGKNKGVQKRLLDINPRAFYTPYGCHNLNLAICDIAKSSDKAMSFFGIIQRLYNFFHPSTTRWEMYRKMVGGFTLKPLSDRRWESHLESVKAIRFKAPEIRDVLLYFAENSEDLGARSDAECLAISETHGIGGFEFLFGLVIWYDVLFAVNTVSKTLQSEDIDIDDAIAQLKGLVSFFQKYREMGFQEAKAEASKIAIAMDIEPMFNKRNKRLIKRKTHFDEERDKGDDVCQVLSVEDDFRINYFFKMMDQAIVSFQTRLEQFKEYENIFGFLFSLRKLNSTSDDILKSKCSNLEAFLKHGADSDIDGNDLFMEIKIFREVLPKTFKKNVEVLDYLKRMKDSYPSIWIAYRIMLTIPVSVASAERSFSKLKLIKSYLRSTMSQERLNGLAMLSIEKALIQNLNYESLMNDFAEKTARRVIFQNR, from the coding sequence ATGAGTGCATCAAGAATATACCTTTCTGGAGCTAAAAAAAGAGCAAAGAAAAGAAGAGTAGAAGAACTAGTGAAGTCTCAGTCAGGTTCTCTGTTAAAGTATTTTAAGAAACCAGCATTGCTTGGAACTGATGAGGACCATGAGGTTGATGGAACTAGTGAGGATAGTAGTGAAACTGGTGAGGTTGATGGATCTGAACCAGATGATGAGGTTGATGGGGTTAGAACTGGATATGGAAACCATGATCAAGAAGAGAATAGGGATAGAGCTGagatagatgatgaagatgtCAACTCAAATGCAGCGGACGAGCATTTTAAAGAAGATGATTCAGCCTTTGATCTTATGGATCCTGGAAATTGGAGAAAAATTGACCAGAAGTTAAGAGATTATTTGGTTGAGAAAGGTCCTCTCCCACCACCATCTGAAGATTATATTTTCCCCAAAAATGAAAGTGGTAGACACTTTTCACATAGAAATTACAAAAGGATCATGAAGAATGGAGATATGCAGCACCGGCGTTGGTTAGTTTATTCAACAACATTCGACAAGATCTATTGTTTTTGTTGCAAGTTGTTCACCCGTTACAAGGAAACTACTCAACTAGCAGGCATTGGATTTCTGGATTGGAATAATACTGGAATAAGGCTGAGCCAACATGAAACCAGTCATGATCACATTATGTGTATGAGCCAGTGGATGGAACTAGAGATGAGGCTGCAAAAGAATCAGACAATTGATAAGTGTGTCCAAGaggaaatcgaaaaagagaagAATCATTGGAGGGAGCTTTTACTGAGATTATTTTCAGTGGTGGAGTATTTGGCTAAGAGTAATATAGCATTTCGGGGATCTAATGACAAAATTGGCCAAGAGAACAATGAAAATTTTCTGGGGAATATTGAGATGATTGGTAAATTTGATCCTGTAATGAGGGAGCACATCAGGCGAATCACCAAAGGAGAAACCCGATACCATTATCTCAGCTACAAAATTCAGAATGAGTTGATTGGAATGTTGAGTTCTGAAATCAAGTTAATAATCATTAAGAAGATTAAAGAGGCAAAATTCTTCTCGGTTATTCTTGATTGTACTCCAGATATCAGCCACAAAGAACAAATGTCTCTCATTATTCGATGTGTGGATATATCAGTGAGTCCAGTTCAGATTGAAGAATTTTTTCTTACCTTTCTCGAAGTTGAAGATAAATCAGGAAAAGGGCTTTTTGAGCTATTATGTGATACACTGGTTGGTTTGAAGCTGGATATTAATGATGTCAGGGGACAAGGTTATGACAATGGATCCAACATGAAAGGAAAAAACAAAGGAGTGCAGAAGAGATTGTTGGATATCAATCCGAGGGCATTTTATACACCATATGGTTGTCATAATCTGAACTTGGCTATTTGTGATATTGCTAAATCTTCTGATAAAGCGATGTCTTTCTTTGGGATTATCCAgcgtttatataattttttccaCCCTTCTACGACTAGGTGGGAGATGTACAGAAAAATGGTGGGAGGTTTCACGCTTAAACCGCTATCAGATAGGCGATGGGAAAGTCACCTCGAAAGCGTTAAGGCTATACGTTTTAAAGCTCCAGAAATCAGAGATGTCTTACTTTACTTTGCAGAAAACAGTGAGGATCTAGGAGCACGGAGTGATGCTGAATGTCTTGCGATAAGTGAAACACATGGAATTGGAGGGTTTGAGTTCTTGTTTGGTCTGGTTATATGGTATGATGTTCTGTTTGCTGTTAATACTGTGAGCAAGACGCTACAGTCTGAAGATATTGATATCGATGATGCCATTGCTCAGCTAAAGGGGTTAGTTTCTTTTTTCCAAAAGTATAGAGAAATGGGATTTCAAGAAGCAAAAGCTGAAGCTTCAAAAATTGCCATTGCTATGGATATTGAACCCATGTTTAACAAGAGGAACAAGCGCCTTATTAAAAGGAAAACTCATTTTGATGAAGAGCGAGACAAAGGTGATGATGTTTGTCAGGTTCTAAGTGTGGAGGATGATTTCagaatcaattattttttcaaaatgatgGACCAAGCTATTGTTTCTTTCCAAACAAGGTTAGAACAATTTAAAgagtatgaaaatatttttgggtttttgttcaGTCTACGAAAGCTCAACTCAACAAGCGATGATATTTTAAAGAGTAAATGTTCTAACCTTGAAGCTTTTCTTAAGCATGGAGCAGATTCTGATATTGATGGGAATGATTTGTTCAtggaaatcaaaattttcagagaAGTTTTGCCAAAGACTTTCAAGAAGAATGTAGAAGTGCTGGATTATTTGAAGAGAATGAAGGATAGCTATCCGAGTATATGGATTGCTTACAGGATAATGCTCACCATTCCTGTTTCAGTTGCTTCAGCTGAAAGAAGTTTTTCTAAGTTGAAGTTGATAAAGTCTTATCTACGATCTACTATGTCACAGGAAAGGTTAAACGGATTGGCTATGTTATCGATTGAGAAAGCTTTAATTCAAAATCTCAATTATGAAAGTTTGATGAATGATTTTGCTGAAAAAACTGCAAGAAGAGTTATTTTTCAAAATCGGTAG
- the LOC106391113 gene encoding DEAD-box ATP-dependent RNA helicase 1-like isoform X1 codes for MVVEEKDGQAQAQEETTNLVVPWMRAPVDVSHVDSCSLETLPSLHPRLKEALEKMGISSLFPVQVAVWHETIGPGGFERDVCVNSPTGSGKTLSYALPIVQTLSSRAVRCLRALVVLPTRDLALQVKGVFDAIAPSVGLSVGSAVGQSSIAGDIAQLIKTPKLDAGICYDPEDISQNLESSAVDILVATPGRLMDHINNTKGFTLEHLRYLVVDETDRLLRESYQEWLPTVLKLTQASDDGPFPSSSPFVPSSFGSLLTIRRQSVERGFKGKPYPRLAKLALSATLTQDPSKLIQLDLHHPLFMTTGATRYRLPEKLECLRLICETGVKPVYLVGLLKSLEGEKCIVFTSSVETTRRLCKLLNFFGDSMIKAKEYSGGLNQAVRSKELKAFRKGDIQVLISSDALARGMDVELVTNVINYDMPQYPKTFIHRAGRTARAGRAGRCFTLLGDHEVRRFSNLLKKVGNASCPIYPIPPDLFGPVRAIYEPALAKLKESVEPIAPKRGRQVGFKHNSKTTNSQTKRNKATSGQA; via the exons ATGGTTGTGGAAGAGAAAGATGGTCAGGCTCAGGCCCAAGAAGAGACCACCAATTTGGTTGTTCCATGGATGAGAGCTCCCGTCGATGTCAGCCATGTCGATAGCTGCTCACTCGAAACCCTCCCTTCCCTTCATCCCAG GTTGAAGGAGGCGTTGGAGAAGATGGGTATATCTTCACTCTTTCCAGTGCAGGTTGCAGTTTGGCATGAGACAATAGGGCCTGGCGGTTTCGAAAGAGACGTCTGTGTTAACTCTCCTACAGGAAGTGGAAAGACTCTCTCTTACGCTTTACCAATTGTTCAGACTCTTTCGTCTCGTGCTGTTAGATGCCTCCGTGCTTTAGTTGTCTTGCCCACTCGTGATTTGGCCTTGCAG GTTAAGGGAGTTTTTGATGCCATAGCACCATCTGTGGGGTTATCCGTTGGTTCAGCTGTTGGTCAATCTTCGATAGCTGGTGACATAGCACAGCTCATCAAAACACCTAAACTTGATGCAGGGATATGCTATGATCCTGAGGATATATCACAGAACCTTGAAAGTAGTGCTGTGGACATATTAGTAGCTACACCAGGAAGGTTGATGGACCATATCAACAACACAAAGGGCTTTACTCTTGAGCATTTGCGTTACCTT GTTGTTGATGAAACCGATAGATTGCTTAGAGAGTCATATCAAGAGTGGCTCCCAACTGTTCTGAAACTGACTCAGGCATCTGACGATGGCCCGTTTCCTTCATCATCACCTTTTGTTCCTTCCTCTTTTGGTTCTCTGCTGACTATCCGTAGACA AAGTGTGGAGAGAGGTTTCAAGGGAAAACCATACCCAAGGCTAGCAAAGTTGGCGTTGTCAGCTACATTGACACAGGACCCAAGCAAGCTTATTCAGCTTGACCTGCATCACCCTTTATTCATGACAACCGGGGCCACCCGTTACAGACTACCCGAGAAGTTGGAATGTCTTAGACTG aTTTGTGAAACCGGGGTGAAGCCTGTATACTTAGTTGGTCTCTTGAAATCACTGGAAGGTGAAAAGTGTATCGTTTTCACATCTTCTGTTGAGACAACTCGTCGTCTATGCAAGCTACTCAACTTTTTCGGTGATTCAATGATAAAAGCAAAAGAGTATTCAGGTGGTCTTAACCAAGCAGTTCGGAg CAAAGAATTAAAGGCTTTTAGAAAAGGAGATATTCAAGTTCTTATTTCATCTGATGCTTTGGCTCGTGGTATGGATGTTGAATTGGTAACAAATGTCATTAATTATGACATGCCTCAATATCCAAAGACCTTCATCCATCGTGCTGGACGGACAGCTAGAGCAGGTCGTGCCGGGCGGTGCTTCACATTGCTAGGTGATCATGAG GTGAGACGATTTTCAAATCTCTTGAAGAAAGTTGGGAATGCTTCATGCCCAATCTATCCAATCCCACCCGATTTGTTTGGTCCTGTCCGTGCCATTTACGAACCTG CTCTGGCGAAGCTGAAGGAGTCGGTTGAACCAATAGCACCGAAAAGAGGAAGACAAGTAGGTTTTAAGCACAATTCAAAAACCACAAACTCCCAAACAAAACGCAACAAAGCGACATCGGGACAAGCATAG
- the LOC106391113 gene encoding DEAD-box ATP-dependent RNA helicase 1-like isoform X2 codes for MVVEEKDGQAQAQEETTNLVVPWMRAPVDVSHVDSCSLETLPSLHPRLKEALEKMGISSLFPVQVAVWHETIGPGGFERDVCVNSPTGSGKTLSYALPIVQTLSSRAVRCLRALVVLPTRDLALQVKGVFDAIAPSVGLSVGSAVGQSSIAGDIAQLIKTPKLDAGICYDPEDISQNLESSAVDILVATPGRLMDHINNTKGFTLEHLRYLVVDETDRLLRESYQEWLPTVLKLTQASDDGPFPSSSPFVPSSFGSLLTIRRHVERGFKGKPYPRLAKLALSATLTQDPSKLIQLDLHHPLFMTTGATRYRLPEKLECLRLICETGVKPVYLVGLLKSLEGEKCIVFTSSVETTRRLCKLLNFFGDSMIKAKEYSGGLNQAVRSKELKAFRKGDIQVLISSDALARGMDVELVTNVINYDMPQYPKTFIHRAGRTARAGRAGRCFTLLGDHEVRRFSNLLKKVGNASCPIYPIPPDLFGPVRAIYEPALAKLKESVEPIAPKRGRQVGFKHNSKTTNSQTKRNKATSGQA; via the exons ATGGTTGTGGAAGAGAAAGATGGTCAGGCTCAGGCCCAAGAAGAGACCACCAATTTGGTTGTTCCATGGATGAGAGCTCCCGTCGATGTCAGCCATGTCGATAGCTGCTCACTCGAAACCCTCCCTTCCCTTCATCCCAG GTTGAAGGAGGCGTTGGAGAAGATGGGTATATCTTCACTCTTTCCAGTGCAGGTTGCAGTTTGGCATGAGACAATAGGGCCTGGCGGTTTCGAAAGAGACGTCTGTGTTAACTCTCCTACAGGAAGTGGAAAGACTCTCTCTTACGCTTTACCAATTGTTCAGACTCTTTCGTCTCGTGCTGTTAGATGCCTCCGTGCTTTAGTTGTCTTGCCCACTCGTGATTTGGCCTTGCAG GTTAAGGGAGTTTTTGATGCCATAGCACCATCTGTGGGGTTATCCGTTGGTTCAGCTGTTGGTCAATCTTCGATAGCTGGTGACATAGCACAGCTCATCAAAACACCTAAACTTGATGCAGGGATATGCTATGATCCTGAGGATATATCACAGAACCTTGAAAGTAGTGCTGTGGACATATTAGTAGCTACACCAGGAAGGTTGATGGACCATATCAACAACACAAAGGGCTTTACTCTTGAGCATTTGCGTTACCTT GTTGTTGATGAAACCGATAGATTGCTTAGAGAGTCATATCAAGAGTGGCTCCCAACTGTTCTGAAACTGACTCAGGCATCTGACGATGGCCCGTTTCCTTCATCATCACCTTTTGTTCCTTCCTCTTTTGGTTCTCTGCTGACTATCCGTAGACA TGTGGAGAGAGGTTTCAAGGGAAAACCATACCCAAGGCTAGCAAAGTTGGCGTTGTCAGCTACATTGACACAGGACCCAAGCAAGCTTATTCAGCTTGACCTGCATCACCCTTTATTCATGACAACCGGGGCCACCCGTTACAGACTACCCGAGAAGTTGGAATGTCTTAGACTG aTTTGTGAAACCGGGGTGAAGCCTGTATACTTAGTTGGTCTCTTGAAATCACTGGAAGGTGAAAAGTGTATCGTTTTCACATCTTCTGTTGAGACAACTCGTCGTCTATGCAAGCTACTCAACTTTTTCGGTGATTCAATGATAAAAGCAAAAGAGTATTCAGGTGGTCTTAACCAAGCAGTTCGGAg CAAAGAATTAAAGGCTTTTAGAAAAGGAGATATTCAAGTTCTTATTTCATCTGATGCTTTGGCTCGTGGTATGGATGTTGAATTGGTAACAAATGTCATTAATTATGACATGCCTCAATATCCAAAGACCTTCATCCATCGTGCTGGACGGACAGCTAGAGCAGGTCGTGCCGGGCGGTGCTTCACATTGCTAGGTGATCATGAG GTGAGACGATTTTCAAATCTCTTGAAGAAAGTTGGGAATGCTTCATGCCCAATCTATCCAATCCCACCCGATTTGTTTGGTCCTGTCCGTGCCATTTACGAACCTG CTCTGGCGAAGCTGAAGGAGTCGGTTGAACCAATAGCACCGAAAAGAGGAAGACAAGTAGGTTTTAAGCACAATTCAAAAACCACAAACTCCCAAACAAAACGCAACAAAGCGACATCGGGACAAGCATAG